The Armatimonadota bacterium DNA window CCTTTAGCAGGAGAACGACGACGCCTTCGTTCAACTCCATCTTGCACGGAAGGCTCTTGCCGTTCAAAGCGGCCTTGACGCTTTTTGGTTTGCTGTCCGCTCGAAAACGAAGCTCCTTGATCGATAATCGGCCATAGACGAGATCGACCTGTTCGTTCTGGCCTTTCTGATCGATCTTCTGTTGGAACAGTCCCCAACCTTCCGAACCGACGAAGAAGCTGCTGTGGTCGTGCGGCTGCCATTTGGGAGCAAAGCCCAGGATGCCGGCCGGTCCGTCAAAAAAGAACCCTTGGCTGGCGAGGAGAAGCGAGTAGGAGCTCATTGAGCGCGCGTAGAACTTGCCGCATTCCAAGTCGTTGAACGGGTTGCCTCCCGGACCGGAGTTCAGGCCGTCTCGGCGCGCGCCGTCGTATCTGGCACGAGCGGCCGTAATCAGTTTGCGCGCCTCATCCAACATGCCTTCGCAGGTCAAGAGCGCGGCGACCTCGTACTCCATACCCGGCCAAACCTCGTCCGCATAGATGATGAACGGGTCAGGCCGACCGCCCCTGGGCCAAGTGCAGAGCAACAATCCTTGGTCCGAATCGAGCGCATAGCGACGCGGTCTTTGCACAAAACGCCTGAAATGATCGCGAAAGTTGTGCTTGACGATGGCCTTCAGCGCCGAACGAATCTGATCCTTTGGATAGAGCGCTTCCAATCCCAGCTGCTCTGCCCACCACTGGCCGATCAGTTGATCGGAGTGGCAGCCGGTAAGGTAGTCGTGCGCCGGTCGAGCATCTGGAATCTGGATGAAGTATTCGCCGTTGAAGAGCCGACGGGATTGCAGGCGAGAGCCGGAGCGACGGATTCGACGATAGCGAGAGGCGGACCGGCGATCTCGCGACTTGAGCGCCATCTGCTCCGCTGCCGCCAGCGCGCAGAGGTATTGCGAGCCTAAGAAGGTCGTCTCACCGCCAGTGGCGCAGTCATAGGTGTTCCATTGGTGCCCGCGCAATACGCCCGATTCGTCCGAATCGAAGGTCTTGATCAGCCAATCCATCGCCAACCGGATTCGGGGCCACAGAGCCGTCAAGAACGACTCGTCCGGTGCGGTCAGAGATTCTCGGTAGGCCGCTGTGATCGCTGCGCAATGACCGTCTACGAAGGCATCGTGCGGCGAGTGTTGCCGGTGGGAGGTCTCGCCGTCTTCGTGAAGATAGGTTATCAGATCGGATCGGCGCATGTTTCGTCCAATCTCGGGGAAGAGCCGCGCATGGGTCTGCGCGTAGTTCCAAACATGGGTGCAGTTCAATGGGCAGCAGCCGTACGATCCTTCGAACCCGCCAAAGTAGCCGTCTTCCGACCAATAGCAGGTCGGGCTGCGCGGTATGACCGCCTGAGAGGTGATCGAATCGAGAAACTCGGGCGGGATGTTCGATCGATAGATAGTATCGCGATAGGCTTTGGTCCAACCCCAGAGGCCAGAGAGGTTTTCCCTTACGTAGTCGACGACCGAATCCACCGACGGGAACCGCCCGCAGTAACGATTGCCAAAGCGTCCGAACCGATCCACATTGGGATAGCGCCAGGCGAGCACGAAGGTGAAAGTCGCCGATTGGCCCGGGCGCAGCGAAACGGGCGCTGCAACCCCGCTGTCCTTTTTGGCAGCATTCTTCGCATCGCACCACCAGGCTATCTCTCCGTGCTCTGGATGCCCGCTCTCCAGCCATGCGCCCCGCTCGATTTGGCCGATTTCTCTTAGCAGACGCTCGATCTCGCTATTGTTCAGGTCGCCTGCGAGCGAGACGTAAACCGTGGCGTCCGAACGCAGCAGCGCGCCGACCGGGTTTCCGGCTTGATCGACGTCCAACTCCAGTTCGTCTGAAACTCGCTCGCGCCTGACCGCGGGATTACGGTTGACTTTGGTCCAATCGACTTCGATTCGTCGCAAGAGATCGCGCAGGGCGGTAAGGGAATCTTCGCTTCGCATCTGGGCGGCAGGCGGATCGTTGGAAAACAGGATTCGATCGACGTTTATATGTCCCCAAGGCCCCTTTTGATCGTCAACGATCTCCAATCTCGCCGACTTGCCTTTCAGATCGCGCACATCCCACTCGTGCGGCTCCAATCGCTCGTTGTTGCGACCCGTGGCCGTCCGCGCGACCTTATCATCGACAACCAAATTGATACACGTCTTGCCTGCGTGGGCACCGCCGCCGATCAAGAAACCGATGTAATCGTGCTTTATCTGGAACGACCGAGAGCGCATACGTCCGGTTAGATCGTCGTTATTTCGATAGGAGTTGACCAGACGCTGACCGTGATAGCCTGTTACAGACTGCTGATTGGGGAACGTGCCAGGCGCCGGCCCATCGCCGAATGCATCGCCTGCGACTTCCCAGCCATCGTACTTCTCGCTTTCGAAGTCGTCAAATATCTCCCAGTCCGGCGCGGACTGCAGGACTTCTGGCTGGACGTTTGCCAGTAAGAGCGCCCCCTTCGCGGCGATGCACTCGTTGGCAGCGGCTAACAGCGCGGGGTACTTTGGCTCTTGCGGATGGCTCCAGCCGACGCGATCCAGGTAGACCATGGGCAAACTTTCGGCCAGACTGCCGTCCCGCCGCCGAGCATGCACCGGCCCGGGCAGAAAGCGCGTCTCGTCGCGATACGGGTTGGGCGCGTTCGGCAAAGTCGCAAAGATCTCTCCTCTTGCGGCCTGGCGACTCACATTGGTCAGCGTCCATCGAAAAATGGCGCAAGGCAGCGAAGAGTTCTCGACGTCCAATGGAATGAAGGGATTGAACGCTTCTAGCGTCGCTTTTAGAGGCTGACTATCGAACGTCAGTCGGGCGATGGGGTAACCGCCCTCGAACTCCAAGTTTCCGATCGGCTTTGTCGAACCCTCGCCGACTGATTGCAAGACCCGGGTTTGGCCATTGGCCGTCAGCCCAAAGTAGGCGTTTGGCAGTCGTTCTTCGGTGAAGTTGTTGGCAACCTGCCAGACCGCCAATCGCCCTTGCCCGTCCAGCCACACGGTGCCCGTACCAATGCCGCCAATGGGCATCATGACGTATTCCAGATTCCGGCCCATGTATCGCCTCGGTCTATTGATCAGAGGCAGGTCGTCCTTCTGTCGCCCTATGGGCGGCAGTGGCGCGATGGCTGCCCTCCGTCGAGCAGATGCCGAGGTGAGTCGAACAATCTCCTCGCGGGGCGCAGGCTCTCCACAATTGCCGCCCGAACAGCCGCAGTCTCGCGGCATCGTCTAATTACCTGGCCGGTGCGGGCTGTTGTCTAGCACGGTTTGGATCTCTTTGGCCGCAGTGTCCAGCGCGGCTTTGGGCGCTTTTTGTCCGACAAAGGCGAGGTTGAGCTCGCGCTGGAGGATGCTGAGCATCTCGGAGTAGTCCGGGATGTTCCAAAAATCGCGCGTGAAGGGGATGCTATCTACCACGGCCTTGTTTCGCGAATTGAGCGCGGATTGATACTCTAGAAGGTCTTTACGGCCCGATACCAGCGCGCTGCTCGGATCGTCCAGCATGGCCTGTTGCGTTTCTTTGCTCATTAGCCACTGTAGGTAGAGCCAGGCTTCTTTCTTGTTCTTGGAGAAGGCGCTGATTCCGCTGGCTTGGCAGCCATAGATGGCGGCGCGCCTTATTTGGCCGGTTGCGGGGTCTTTAACGCCAGGCACGATGGTGTAGGCCATCTTGCCCATTACCTTGGACTGCTTGGGGTCTTCCAAAAACGCGCCGAACGTCGCCCAAAACTGCCCCATACCGACTTGACCTTGCGAGAAGGCGTTGAATACTTCCTCGTTGCCCCAGTTGGCGCTCTCCTTGGGCACGATCGCCAAGGGGTTCATCCAGGTGCAGAAGAACTCTAAGGCTCGAACGTTTTCCGGACTGTTGAGTATGCCGTCCGTTCGCCAGGTCTGCGCGTCCCAGATGTCGCCTCCGAAGCTCCAGAGAATGGGCAGGAAGTCTTGGCAGATGTAGTCTCCCGACCGGGATGCATGGGTAACGGCGCCATGAAATCCGGGTTTGGTGATGCTTTTGGCCAATGCGGCAAAGTCTTGCCAGGTCTCTAACTTGGATGGGTCGGTTACCAGGTCGCTTCGATAGAAGAGAATCTGCGCGCCGTTCGACCAAGGGAAGCCATAAACAGGGGTTTCCTTGTAGGCTGTGAACTTTCCTTCGTACAGGTCGCGCTCGTCTGTGGGATACTTGCCCGAACGGTAGGCCCACTGCTCTACAAAGTCGTCGAACGAAATCTTGGCGTCGGAA harbors:
- a CDS encoding sugar ABC transporter substrate-binding protein, encoding MRNGALWIGLALLLLVGCNKKEDASGGGSTTGQKTIKVLALNWPQATVEQRLADEIFTKETGIKVILETNRYDNIETKMNNVMRSQSAEYDIVHYDSQWLGSFVAGKGLERLDTEEYLNSSDAKISFDDFVEQWAYRSGKYPTDERDLYEGKFTAYKETPVYGFPWSNGAQILFYRSDLVTDPSKLETWQDFAALAKSITKPGFHGAVTHASRSGDYICQDFLPILWSFGGDIWDAQTWRTDGILNSPENVRALEFFCTWMNPLAIVPKESANWGNEEVFNAFSQGQVGMGQFWATFGAFLEDPKQSKVMGKMAYTIVPGVKDPATGQIRRAAIYGCQASGISAFSKNKKEAWLYLQWLMSKETQQAMLDDPSSALVSGRKDLLEYQSALNSRNKAVVDSIPFTRDFWNIPDYSEMLSILQRELNLAFVGQKAPKAALDTAAKEIQTVLDNSPHRPGN